In Phacochoerus africanus isolate WHEZ1 chromosome 1, ROS_Pafr_v1, whole genome shotgun sequence, the following are encoded in one genomic region:
- the LOC125134462 gene encoding uncharacterized protein LOC125134462, whose translation MGTELIWSRSLTCHRSTVGSKVRAYQGQRPGAPAVPSGSPEAQPPHRAALQGLLPVTPPRTSLAARAPSPADTGAGKAMSAAEIRGGDEWPSRQGPPLAPYPKPPLQVSSGRRATY comes from the coding sequence ATGGGCACAGAACTCATCTGGAGTCGCAGTCTTACGTGTCACAGGAGCACAGTAGGGAGCAAAGTGAGGGCCTATCAGGGGCAGAGACCCGGAGCTCCCGCGGTCCCGTCTGGAAGCCCGGAAGCCCAGCCACCGCACCGCGCTGCGCTCCAAGGCCTCCTCCCCGTGACGCCGCCGCGCACCTCTCTCGCTGCTCGGGCCCCCAGCCCCGCGGACACAGGAGCAGGGAAGGCTATGAGTGCAGCGGAGATACGGGGCGGAGACGAGTGGCCAAGCCGGCAAGGTCCTCCCCTGGCGCCATACCCGAAGCCTCCCCTCCAGGTGAGTTCAGGCCGCCGCGCAACTTACTAG